One Clarias gariepinus isolate MV-2021 ecotype Netherlands chromosome 5, CGAR_prim_01v2, whole genome shotgun sequence genomic region harbors:
- the itprid2 gene encoding protein ITPRID2 isoform X2: protein MTPLGASLDEQSNSPTKGSARNGCSFEDDLSLGAEAHLLHSSSAKPDPSNYEMQATEKRSQFRQKGRSMNSTGSGKSSGTVSSVSELLDLYEEDPEEILYNLGFGREEPDIAAKIPSRFFNTSSGAKGIDIKVYLSAQMQRMELENPNYALTSRFRQTEVLATVANVFSEIYSHVSGRPLQRICTKESSEPKEPAPLKRNASTLNAVKILKKNITRPNLMALAEIMSTQPGNPTNSDPEGTKNGVSEPHSDGESKQKVCRRKDSSLATVTEESNQAGVDVCDSGARNAKHVNGERSSPSGADKAGRIPDASELPISVKEQSREESAESKSSPILEKQKPVSSSSTPDKEPCSFLPNPHIAHLLTQPRDSFEMEELQSNEDEAVSGTHCFSREGSEPFLRTGSQQSDSSGFAEDPSTESSTYFLKVQESSDSCDSETTVTSHAAGPGTPGSLEHPSFERLFEDKELLTQNSMGLFGPIGAEEVPEHLSQQVQKQTTNGPGTLETAECETEVHDRLGGSVIETSSSTESLSTIESADPESLKDLALVPNLPNASAEPPAVSEQDVVLEAGSLTERNLSSKSSSSTQLDPVLENVPTPGQSSDLVADSKVHEIENLNVSGKVRGALIRAQQRTISCEDQRGRVWIRSKDLLRNLDEQVRNPFQRSSSLPNSPARVVSSMHIQLGQGSVRQCTPPCYTYRYEEEPEVVASIAEEENNKAQSTYHSHFVTDSISSNSGTEVDSTGMPSYPMNVPQHLTRSTSSLYSIPADWPLRHVAEAPSWSTHSVPDLTQYTGLPHPAIPRHIQQELSQFRGQASSPYQKPVNPPSRGYAPISSPCPYTQSGLYSQYPQPQTSPFPHPVYTPPHVSSLPQQNIAYTHPQSMPYNPLTPLHSPPPVTPYGSTFNLHMQPGSYNPQVPITHSCSAPCSLAFGNTPHHPSMPYGHQYNSPYHTPPAPFSPMSASFPSETPTPPPTMGSTEMQLRRVLHEIRGTVQSLGLGSPEQRYGTPSGAHSPHQAVQPLYEELQRRRRNLNIFRTQMMDIELTLMRQQSMVYQLLTPEERREADQLQRLRVAVRQELQELEQQLEERLLSLDDQFHSARSSRLYRHPLELSRGQSMDSLSSSSALCRATEPVTDLLREQMYLQSELSYDGSGLVDTPISAQSSRSGSPVRSRDPKDLTSPLSRKRGGVYRSTVSLTPSIPPRSGAESQERAATPNTRLPEVVAHSVSERDGDAREPSFQEDRRRGGGGGVEDVSGNAQMQQLIQQIKQSLTEEIRKEIVSELLAAVLPQRSQVATQDPAT from the exons GATCGGCGAGGAATGGCTGTAGCTTCGAAGATGATTTGTCCTTGGGTGCTGAAG CCCATCTACTCCACAGCAGCAGTGCCAAACCTGACCCCAG TAATTATGAAATGCAAGCAACGGAGAAGAGGAGTCAGTTCAGACAGAAGGGTCGGAGCATGAACTCCACTGGCTCGGGAAAGAGCAGCGGCACCGTGTCCAG TGTCTCCGAGCTATTGGACCTGTACGAAGaggacccagaggaaatccTCTACAACCTGGGCTTCGGCCGCGAAGAGCCCGACATCGCCGCTAAGATCCCCTCGCGGTTCTTCAACACGTCGTCCGGTGCTAAAGGCATCGATATCAAGGTTTATCTGTCGGCACAGATGCAGCGCATGGAGCTGGAAAACCCCAACTATGCCCTCACAA GTCGTTTTCGTCAAACCGAGGTTTTGGCCACCGTGGCCAACGTCTTCTCCGAGATCTACTCCCACGTCTCGGGTCGGCCGCTCCAGAGGATCTGCACCAAGGAGTCATCGGAGCCTAAAGAGCCTGCTCCGCTCAAGCGCAATGCCTCCACCCTTAACGCAGTCAAGATCCTGAAGAAGAACATCACCCGGCCAAACCTCATGGCTTTGGCGGAGATCATGTCGACGCAGCCCGGAAATCCGACGAACTCTGACCCCGAGGGTACCAAGAACGGTGTTTCTGAGCCTCACTCAGATGGTGAGTCCAAGCAAAAGGTTTGCAGGAGGAAAGACTCGTCACTGGCGACAGTAACCGAGGAGTCGAATCAGGCCGGCGTTGATGTTTGTGATTCAGGCGCACGGAACGCCAAACATGTTAATGGAGAACGATCGTCTCCGAGCGGTGCTGATAAAGCCGGGAGGATTCCGGATGCTTCCGAATTACCTATCTCGGTTAAGGAGCAGAGCAGGGAAGAATCTGCTGAATCTAAATCGAGTCCGATTCTAGAAAAGCAAAAGCCGGTCTCCTCCTCTTCCACTCCAGATAAAGAGCCCTGTTCCTTCCTGCCCAATCCTCACATAGCACATCTCCTCACCCAGCCACGAGACTCCTTTGAGATGGAAGAG TTACAGAGTAACGAGGATGAGGCGGTATCTGGGACTCACTGTTTCTCCAGAGAGGGCAGTG AGCCTTTCCTGAGAACAGGTAGTCAACAGTCAGACAGCAGCGGCTTTGCAGAAGATCCCTCAACAGAAAGCTCCACTTATTTTTTGAAG GTCCAGGAGAGCTCAGACAGCTGTGACAGTGAAACAACTGTGACGTCTCATGCAGCTGGACCTGGAACACCCGGATCTCTGGAACACCCATCCTTTGAAAGACTGTTTGAGGATAAGGAGCTACTGACGCAGAACAGTATGGGACTCTTTGGCCCAATCGGAGCTGAGGAAGTCCCTGAACATTTGAGCCAACAGGTGCAAAAACAGACCACCAATGGGCCAGGGACTCTGGAAACTGCTGAGTGTGAAACAGAAGTGCATGATAGACTTGGTGGTTCTGTTATTGAGACAAGCTCTAGCACAGAATCACTCTCCACTATAGAATCAGCAGATCCAGAGTCATTAAAAGATCTGGCTTTAGTACCGAACTTGCCTAACGCAAGTGCCGAGCCGCCCGCTGTGAGTGAACAAGATGTGGTCTTGGAGGCTGGCAGCTTAACAGAAAGAAACTTATCATCAAAGTCAAGCTCATCTACTCAGTTAGACCCAGTGTTAGAAAATGTACCAACCCCAGGTCAAAGTTCAGATCTTGTTGCTGATTCCAAAGTTCATGAAATAGAGAACCTTAACGTCTCAGGTAAGGTCCGTGGTGCCCTAATTCGGGCCCAGCAGAGGACTATCTCGTGCGAGGATCAGAGGGGACGGGTTTGGATTCGGTCAAAAGACCTGCTGAGGAATCTGGATGAGCAGGTGAGGAACCCATTTCAAAGGTCCAGTTCCCTTCCGAACAGCCCAGCCCGAGTGGTGTCATCTATGCACATCCAGTTGGGTCAGGGCTCAGTCAGACAGTGCACACCACCATGCTACACCTATCGCTATGAGGAGGAACCAGAGGTGGTTGCGTCCATTGCAGAGGAAGAAAACAACAAAGCTCAGTCCACATATCATTCCCATTTTGTTACAGACTCAATCAGCTCAAATTCAGGGACAGAGGTAGACAGCACTGGAATGCCTTCATACCCCATGAATGTCCCCCAGCATTTGACTCGGTCTACTAGCTCCCTTTACAGCATCCCTGCTGACTGGCCCTTGCGACATGTGGCAGAAGCTCCTTCTTGGAGCACCCACAGTGTCCCTGATCTCACCCAGTACACAGGGCTACCACATCCTGCGATTCCACGTCACATCCAGCAAGAACTTTCTCAATTCCGAGGACAAGCTAGCTCCCCTTACCAGAAACCCGTTAACCCCCCTAGTCGCGGTTATGCCCCCATCAGCAGCCCCTGCCCTTACACACAGAGTGGCTTGTATTCCCAGTATCCTCAGCCACAGACCTCACCATTTCCTCACCCTGTATACACACCACCTCATGTTTCATCTTTACCCCAACAAAACATAGCTTATACCCACCCACAAAGCATGCCTTACAATCCTTTAACACCCTTACACTCTCCACCTCCAGTTACCCCTTACGGTTCTACATTTAATTTGCACATGCAGCCAGGTTCCTATAACCCTCAAGTGCCTATTACCCACTCCTGCAGTGCCCCCTGTAGCCTGGCTTTTGGTAACACACCCCATCACCCCAGCATGCCTTACGGACATCAGTATAATTCCCCGTATCACACTCCACCTGCCCCATTTTCCCCAATGTCTGCTTCGTTCCCATCGGAGACCCCGACTCCTCCTCCAACGATGGGAAGTACGGAAATGCAGCTGCGTCGAGTCCTGCATGAAATTAGAGGCACCGTTCAGAGTTTGGGCCTG GGTTCTCCTGAGCAACGCTATGGCACACCCTCAGGGGCACACAGTCCACACCAAGCTGTCCAACCGCTCTACGAG GAGCTGCAAAGACGGCGGAGGAACCTGAACATTTTCCGGACTCAGATGATGGACATAGAGCTGACGCTGATGAGGCAGCAGTCCATGGTTTATCAGCTCCTTACCCCTGAGGAGAG gcgaGAGGCAGATCAGCTGCAGAGGCTTCGTGTTGCTGTTCGTCAGGAGCTGCAGGAGCTGGAGCAGCAGCTGGAGGAGCGACTCCTCAGTCTGGATGATCAGTTTCACTCGGCCCGCAGCAGCCGCCTCTACCGCCACCCACTG GAACTGTCCAGGGGCCAGAGCATGGACAGTCTGTCCAGCTCCTCTGCACTCTGCAGAGCTACAGAGCCG GTGACTGATCTCTTGCGGGAGCAGATGTATCTCCAGTCAGAGCTGAGCTACGATGGTTCTGGTCTAGTCGACACACCGATCTCGGCTCAGTCGTCCAGGTCGGGGAGTCCGGTGCGATCCCGTGACCCTAAAGACCTCACCTCGCCTCTGTCGAGGAAAAGAGGTGGAGTGTATCGCTCGACAGTCAGCCTAACACCCTCCATCCCTCCGAGATCAGGAGCAGAGAGCCAGGAGCGAGCAGCAACACCGAACACGCGACTACCTGAG GTCGTGGCACACAGCGTCTCGGAGCGGGACGGCGATGCTAGAGAGCCTTCATTTCAGGAAgacagaagaagaggaggaggtggaggagtaGAGGACGTTTCTGGAAACGCTCAAATGCAGCAGCTTATCCAACAG ATTAAACAGAGTCTCACTGAGGAAATTAGGAAGGAGATCGTCAGCGAGTTGCTCGCTGCTGTGTTGCCGCAGAGATCTCAGGTAGCAACACAAGATCCAGCAACATGA